In Oncorhynchus mykiss isolate Arlee chromosome 1, USDA_OmykA_1.1, whole genome shotgun sequence, the following proteins share a genomic window:
- the LOC110526526 gene encoding molybdenum cofactor sulfurase isoform X1, translating into MPLQEATEKESLNFNQLCTFESFEEVWSHYGYKSDFKDVIEREFSRTKGITYLDHAGTTLYPESLVREFYQDISRNVYGNPHSHNPSSRLTHDTVEHVRYRILQHFNTTPDKYSVIFTSGCTAALKLVAESFPWRPPTATEPASQFCYLTDNHTSVVGIRGVTSALGVVSLPVSPEEIEARARDVAQSECSSCQTPHLFCYPAQSNFSGRKYSLGYVRGIQARKLYPACDSQGRWFVVLDAASFASCSPLDLQEHPADFVPFSFYKMFGFPTGLGALLVRNDTAALLRKAYFGGGTAAAYLAGENYYVPTPNMANRFEDGTVSFLDIIALNHSFDALHTLTGGMDKVQLHTFGLARYTYMLLSSLCHGNGQPVAQIYSDSEFENPSTQGAILNFNLTDCHGQIVGYSQVDKLASLFNIHVRTGCFCNTGACQLFLGTTNQDVKSNLQAGHVCGDDVDLVNGRPTGSVRVSFGYMSTFRDCQNFLNFIVDCFVEKPVEVDQVKLERLKSNTSSRGSSQCLLTVLTNGEPKHIDNREHASTDPVVNECGGKAITKEAKSQGKAQYLTNIYIYPIKSCAAFEVTDWPVCPLGLLHDRGWMVVNGNGVCLNQKREPRLCLIHPQIYLPSNTLLLQASGMDTISVPLENHNEPHQSHGVCQSKLCGDRVQTVDCGDEAASWLSEFLGQPCRLIRQSPDFIRNMKKGHEKGVLSTALSLVNEAQYLMINHASVDLLQRHITSRQESSDHQPLDIHELVSRFRANLVISGLEPFEEDDWSHLIIGNTHFQVAGRCGRCQIIGVDQNTGAKTKEPLLSLSAYRKGKVTFGVYLVHQSLDGSNATLSVGAPVMSQWSG; encoded by the exons ATGCCACTGCAAGAGGCCACGGAGAAGGAGTCGTTGAATTTTAATCAACTGTGCACGTTTGAGAGCTTCGAGGAAGTTTGGAGTCATTACGGTTATAAAAGTGACTTCAAAGACGTAATAGAACGGGAGTTCTCAAGGACTAAAG GTATTACATACCTGGACCATGCTGGAACAACGCTATACCCTGAGTCACTGGTGAGAGAATTCTATCAGGATATCTCCAGGAATGTATATG GCAACCCTCACAGCCATAACCCCAGCAGCAGACTGACGCATGACACAGTAGAGCATGTCAGATACAG GATATTGCAGCATTTTAACACCACTCCTGACAAATACTCTGTGATTTTCACCTCTGGCTGTACGGCAGCTCTCAAATTAGTCGCTGAGAGCTTTCCCTGGAGGCCTCCCACTGCTAcggagccagccagtcagttctGCTATCTGACTGATAACCATACCTCGGTGGTCGGCATCAGAGGAGTTACTTCAGCACTGGGAGTGGTTTCTCTACCTGTCTCCCCCGAGGAGATAGAGGCCAGAGCCAGAGATGTAGCCCAGAGTGAATGCAGCAGTTGCCAGACACCACACCTCTTCTGTTATCCAGCACAGAGCAATTTCTCTGGCAGAAAGTACTCCCTGGGTTACGTGAGGGGCATCCAGGCGAGGAAGCTCTACCCAGCGTGTGACAGCCAGGGCCGGTGGTTTGTCGTGTTGGATGCTGCCTCTTTTGCTAGCTGCTCTCCGCTGGATTTGCAGGAGCACCCAGCGGACTTTGTTCCCTTCTCCTTCTATAAGATGTTTGGCTTCCCCACAGGTTTAGGGGCTCTTCTGGTCCGGAATGACACAGCTGCCCTCCTAAGAAAAGCATACTTTGGTGGGGGGACAGCAGCGGCCTACCTAGCGGGGGAGAACTATTACGTGCCAACGCCAAATATGGCTAACCG GTTTGAAGATGGCACCGTCTCTTTCCTGGACATCATTGCTCTAAATCATAGTTTTGACGctctacacacactcacag GAGGCATGGACAAGGTCCAGCTGCATACATTTGGTTTAGCACGCTATACTTACATGTTGCTGTCTAGCCTTTGCCATGGCAACGGACAACCAGTTGCTCAGATATACTCCGACAGCGAGTTTGAGAACCCGAGCACGCAGGGAGCCATCCTCAACTTCAATTTGACGGACTGTCACGGACAAATAGTTGGATACTCTCAG GTGGACAAACTGGCTAGTCTTTTCAATATCCATGTGCGGACAGGTTGCTTCTGCAACACCGGTGCCTGTCAGCTCTTCCTTGGCACCACCAATCAAGACGTGAAGAGCAACCTACAG GCGGGTCATGTCTGTGGAGACGACGTAGACCTGGTTAATGGTCGTCCAACAGGATCTGTACGCGTATCCTTCGGCTACATGTCAACCTTCCGGGACTGCCAAAACTTCTTGAACTTCATCGTGGACTGCTTTGTGGAGAAACCAGTCGAAGTGGACCAAGTGAAACTAGAAAGACTGAAATCGAACACCTCTTCTCGAGGTTCCAGTCAGTGTCTGCTTACTGTGCTTACCAATGGGGAACCTAAACACATAGACAATAGAGAGCATGCCTCTACAGATCCAGTTGTGAACGAATGTGGAGGCAAGGCCATCACCAAGGAAGCAAAGAGCCAAGGGAAGGCCCAGTATCTGACTAATATCTACATATATCCAATCAAATCCTGTGCAGCGTTTGAG GTGACTGACTGGCCAGTGTGCCCTCTGGGACTGCTCCATGACCGGGGCTGGATGGTGGTGAATGGTAATGGAGTGTGTCTGAACCAAAAGAGAGAACCACGCTTATGCCTCATTCATCCGCAGATCTACCTGCCCTCGAACACACTGCTCCTGCAGGCCTCAG GAATGGACACAATTTCTGTCCCTTTGGAAAACCACAATGAGCCACACCAGAGTCATGGGGTGTGTCAAAGCAAGTTGTGTGGTGACAG GGTGCAAACAGTAGATTGTGGCGATGAAGCTGCATCATGGCTCTCAGAATTCCTTGGACAGCCTTGTCGTCTGATAAGGCAAAGTCCTGATTTCATTCGCAACATGAAAAAGGGCCATGAAAAAG GGGTCTTGTCCACTGCCCTCTCCTTGGTGAATGAAGCCCAGTACTTAATGATCAACCATGCCAGTGTTGATTTGCTTCAGAGACACATCACCAGCAG ACAGGAGTCCTCTGACCATCAGCCTCTTGACATCCATGAGCTTGTTAGTCGGTTTCGTGCCAATTTAGTCATCTCTGGATTGGAGCCATTTGAGGAAGATGATTGGTCACACTTGATTATTGGAAACACCCATTTCCAG GTGGCAGGTCGGTGTGGCAGATGCCAGATTATTGGGGTTGATCAGAACACAggagccaagaccaaagagcctcttctgtctctctctgcctatcgCAAGGGGAAG GTGACCTTTGGTGTGTACCTTGTCCACCAATCACTGGATGGCTCTAATGCAACCCTATCTGTTGGCGCTCCTGTAATGTCTCAATGGTCAGGATAA
- the LOC110526526 gene encoding molybdenum cofactor sulfurase isoform X3: MYMMLLSIATCRSNYGYVPCTRAHRQILHLVISEIQTSDLSITGPTLLTARPYALYLFQTQMCNPHSHNPSSRLTHDTVEHVRYRILQHFNTTPDKYSVIFTSGCTAALKLVAESFPWRPPTATEPASQFCYLTDNHTSVVGIRGVTSALGVVSLPVSPEEIEARARDVAQSECSSCQTPHLFCYPAQSNFSGRKYSLGYVRGIQARKLYPACDSQGRWFVVLDAASFASCSPLDLQEHPADFVPFSFYKMFGFPTGLGALLVRNDTAALLRKAYFGGGTAAAYLAGENYYVPTPNMANRFEDGTVSFLDIIALNHSFDALHTLTGGMDKVQLHTFGLARYTYMLLSSLCHGNGQPVAQIYSDSEFENPSTQGAILNFNLTDCHGQIVGYSQVDKLASLFNIHVRTGCFCNTGACQLFLGTTNQDVKSNLQAGHVCGDDVDLVNGRPTGSVRVSFGYMSTFRDCQNFLNFIVDCFVEKPVEVDQVKLERLKSNTSSRGSSQCLLTVLTNGEPKHIDNREHASTDPVVNECGGKAITKEAKSQGKAQYLTNIYIYPIKSCAAFEVTDWPVCPLGLLHDRGWMVVNGNGVCLNQKREPRLCLIHPQIYLPSNTLLLQASGMDTISVPLENHNEPHQSHGVCQSKLCGDRVQTVDCGDEAASWLSEFLGQPCRLIRQSPDFIRNMKKGHEKGVLSTALSLVNEAQYLMINHASVDLLQRHITSRQESSDHQPLDIHELVSRFRANLVISGLEPFEEDDWSHLIIGNTHFQVAGRCGRCQIIGVDQNTGAKTKEPLLSLSAYRKGKVTFGVYLVHQSLDGSNATLSVGAPVMSQWSG, from the exons ATGTATATG atgctgttaTCCATAGCAACTTGCAGGAGCAATTATGGTTACGTGCCTTGcacaagggcacatcgacagattctTCACCTCGTCATCTCagagattcaaaccagcgacctgtCAATTACTGGTCctacgctcttaaccgctaggcccTACGCTCTTTACCTCTTCCAAACTCAGATGT GCAACCCTCACAGCCATAACCCCAGCAGCAGACTGACGCATGACACAGTAGAGCATGTCAGATACAG GATATTGCAGCATTTTAACACCACTCCTGACAAATACTCTGTGATTTTCACCTCTGGCTGTACGGCAGCTCTCAAATTAGTCGCTGAGAGCTTTCCCTGGAGGCCTCCCACTGCTAcggagccagccagtcagttctGCTATCTGACTGATAACCATACCTCGGTGGTCGGCATCAGAGGAGTTACTTCAGCACTGGGAGTGGTTTCTCTACCTGTCTCCCCCGAGGAGATAGAGGCCAGAGCCAGAGATGTAGCCCAGAGTGAATGCAGCAGTTGCCAGACACCACACCTCTTCTGTTATCCAGCACAGAGCAATTTCTCTGGCAGAAAGTACTCCCTGGGTTACGTGAGGGGCATCCAGGCGAGGAAGCTCTACCCAGCGTGTGACAGCCAGGGCCGGTGGTTTGTCGTGTTGGATGCTGCCTCTTTTGCTAGCTGCTCTCCGCTGGATTTGCAGGAGCACCCAGCGGACTTTGTTCCCTTCTCCTTCTATAAGATGTTTGGCTTCCCCACAGGTTTAGGGGCTCTTCTGGTCCGGAATGACACAGCTGCCCTCCTAAGAAAAGCATACTTTGGTGGGGGGACAGCAGCGGCCTACCTAGCGGGGGAGAACTATTACGTGCCAACGCCAAATATGGCTAACCG GTTTGAAGATGGCACCGTCTCTTTCCTGGACATCATTGCTCTAAATCATAGTTTTGACGctctacacacactcacag GAGGCATGGACAAGGTCCAGCTGCATACATTTGGTTTAGCACGCTATACTTACATGTTGCTGTCTAGCCTTTGCCATGGCAACGGACAACCAGTTGCTCAGATATACTCCGACAGCGAGTTTGAGAACCCGAGCACGCAGGGAGCCATCCTCAACTTCAATTTGACGGACTGTCACGGACAAATAGTTGGATACTCTCAG GTGGACAAACTGGCTAGTCTTTTCAATATCCATGTGCGGACAGGTTGCTTCTGCAACACCGGTGCCTGTCAGCTCTTCCTTGGCACCACCAATCAAGACGTGAAGAGCAACCTACAG GCGGGTCATGTCTGTGGAGACGACGTAGACCTGGTTAATGGTCGTCCAACAGGATCTGTACGCGTATCCTTCGGCTACATGTCAACCTTCCGGGACTGCCAAAACTTCTTGAACTTCATCGTGGACTGCTTTGTGGAGAAACCAGTCGAAGTGGACCAAGTGAAACTAGAAAGACTGAAATCGAACACCTCTTCTCGAGGTTCCAGTCAGTGTCTGCTTACTGTGCTTACCAATGGGGAACCTAAACACATAGACAATAGAGAGCATGCCTCTACAGATCCAGTTGTGAACGAATGTGGAGGCAAGGCCATCACCAAGGAAGCAAAGAGCCAAGGGAAGGCCCAGTATCTGACTAATATCTACATATATCCAATCAAATCCTGTGCAGCGTTTGAG GTGACTGACTGGCCAGTGTGCCCTCTGGGACTGCTCCATGACCGGGGCTGGATGGTGGTGAATGGTAATGGAGTGTGTCTGAACCAAAAGAGAGAACCACGCTTATGCCTCATTCATCCGCAGATCTACCTGCCCTCGAACACACTGCTCCTGCAGGCCTCAG GAATGGACACAATTTCTGTCCCTTTGGAAAACCACAATGAGCCACACCAGAGTCATGGGGTGTGTCAAAGCAAGTTGTGTGGTGACAG GGTGCAAACAGTAGATTGTGGCGATGAAGCTGCATCATGGCTCTCAGAATTCCTTGGACAGCCTTGTCGTCTGATAAGGCAAAGTCCTGATTTCATTCGCAACATGAAAAAGGGCCATGAAAAAG GGGTCTTGTCCACTGCCCTCTCCTTGGTGAATGAAGCCCAGTACTTAATGATCAACCATGCCAGTGTTGATTTGCTTCAGAGACACATCACCAGCAG ACAGGAGTCCTCTGACCATCAGCCTCTTGACATCCATGAGCTTGTTAGTCGGTTTCGTGCCAATTTAGTCATCTCTGGATTGGAGCCATTTGAGGAAGATGATTGGTCACACTTGATTATTGGAAACACCCATTTCCAG GTGGCAGGTCGGTGTGGCAGATGCCAGATTATTGGGGTTGATCAGAACACAggagccaagaccaaagagcctcttctgtctctctctgcctatcgCAAGGGGAAG GTGACCTTTGGTGTGTACCTTGTCCACCAATCACTGGATGGCTCTAATGCAACCCTATCTGTTGGCGCTCCTGTAATGTCTCAATGGTCAGGATAA
- the LOC118965226 gene encoding anaphase-promoting complex subunit CDC26-like: MLRRKPIRLELKLDDTEEFESVKKELESRKKQRDEVDVVGVAMSSDMVGAGSGTGDGKTREQMINERIGYKPHPKPNTLPSLLGNLQCWVPNGHITDS; this comes from the coding sequence ATGCTGCGCAGAAAGCCCATCCGTCTGGAGCTGAAGTTGGATGACACGGAGGAGTTTGAGAGTGTCAAGAAAGAGCTTGAGAGTCGGAAGAAACAGCGAGATGAGGTGGATGTTGTTGGCGTGGCGATGTCGAGTGACATGGTGGGAGCCGGTAGTGGAACAGGGGATGGGAAGACACGGGAACAGATGATCAATGAGAGAATAGGCTACAAGCCCCATCCTAAACCCAACACCTTGCCATCACTCTTGGGAAACCTGCAATGTTGGGTTCCTAATGGACACATTACAGACAGCTAA
- the LOC110526526 gene encoding molybdenum cofactor sulfurase isoform X2, whose product MYMQMLLSIATCRSNYGYVPCTRAHRQILHLVISEIQTSDLSITGPTLLTARPYALYLFQTQMCNPHSHNPSSRLTHDTVEHVRYRILQHFNTTPDKYSVIFTSGCTAALKLVAESFPWRPPTATEPASQFCYLTDNHTSVVGIRGVTSALGVVSLPVSPEEIEARARDVAQSECSSCQTPHLFCYPAQSNFSGRKYSLGYVRGIQARKLYPACDSQGRWFVVLDAASFASCSPLDLQEHPADFVPFSFYKMFGFPTGLGALLVRNDTAALLRKAYFGGGTAAAYLAGENYYVPTPNMANRFEDGTVSFLDIIALNHSFDALHTLTGGMDKVQLHTFGLARYTYMLLSSLCHGNGQPVAQIYSDSEFENPSTQGAILNFNLTDCHGQIVGYSQVDKLASLFNIHVRTGCFCNTGACQLFLGTTNQDVKSNLQAGHVCGDDVDLVNGRPTGSVRVSFGYMSTFRDCQNFLNFIVDCFVEKPVEVDQVKLERLKSNTSSRGSSQCLLTVLTNGEPKHIDNREHASTDPVVNECGGKAITKEAKSQGKAQYLTNIYIYPIKSCAAFEVTDWPVCPLGLLHDRGWMVVNGNGVCLNQKREPRLCLIHPQIYLPSNTLLLQASGMDTISVPLENHNEPHQSHGVCQSKLCGDRVQTVDCGDEAASWLSEFLGQPCRLIRQSPDFIRNMKKGHEKGVLSTALSLVNEAQYLMINHASVDLLQRHITSRQESSDHQPLDIHELVSRFRANLVISGLEPFEEDDWSHLIIGNTHFQVAGRCGRCQIIGVDQNTGAKTKEPLLSLSAYRKGKVTFGVYLVHQSLDGSNATLSVGAPVMSQWSG is encoded by the exons ATGTATATG cagatgctgttaTCCATAGCAACTTGCAGGAGCAATTATGGTTACGTGCCTTGcacaagggcacatcgacagattctTCACCTCGTCATCTCagagattcaaaccagcgacctgtCAATTACTGGTCctacgctcttaaccgctaggcccTACGCTCTTTACCTCTTCCAAACTCAGATGT GCAACCCTCACAGCCATAACCCCAGCAGCAGACTGACGCATGACACAGTAGAGCATGTCAGATACAG GATATTGCAGCATTTTAACACCACTCCTGACAAATACTCTGTGATTTTCACCTCTGGCTGTACGGCAGCTCTCAAATTAGTCGCTGAGAGCTTTCCCTGGAGGCCTCCCACTGCTAcggagccagccagtcagttctGCTATCTGACTGATAACCATACCTCGGTGGTCGGCATCAGAGGAGTTACTTCAGCACTGGGAGTGGTTTCTCTACCTGTCTCCCCCGAGGAGATAGAGGCCAGAGCCAGAGATGTAGCCCAGAGTGAATGCAGCAGTTGCCAGACACCACACCTCTTCTGTTATCCAGCACAGAGCAATTTCTCTGGCAGAAAGTACTCCCTGGGTTACGTGAGGGGCATCCAGGCGAGGAAGCTCTACCCAGCGTGTGACAGCCAGGGCCGGTGGTTTGTCGTGTTGGATGCTGCCTCTTTTGCTAGCTGCTCTCCGCTGGATTTGCAGGAGCACCCAGCGGACTTTGTTCCCTTCTCCTTCTATAAGATGTTTGGCTTCCCCACAGGTTTAGGGGCTCTTCTGGTCCGGAATGACACAGCTGCCCTCCTAAGAAAAGCATACTTTGGTGGGGGGACAGCAGCGGCCTACCTAGCGGGGGAGAACTATTACGTGCCAACGCCAAATATGGCTAACCG GTTTGAAGATGGCACCGTCTCTTTCCTGGACATCATTGCTCTAAATCATAGTTTTGACGctctacacacactcacag GAGGCATGGACAAGGTCCAGCTGCATACATTTGGTTTAGCACGCTATACTTACATGTTGCTGTCTAGCCTTTGCCATGGCAACGGACAACCAGTTGCTCAGATATACTCCGACAGCGAGTTTGAGAACCCGAGCACGCAGGGAGCCATCCTCAACTTCAATTTGACGGACTGTCACGGACAAATAGTTGGATACTCTCAG GTGGACAAACTGGCTAGTCTTTTCAATATCCATGTGCGGACAGGTTGCTTCTGCAACACCGGTGCCTGTCAGCTCTTCCTTGGCACCACCAATCAAGACGTGAAGAGCAACCTACAG GCGGGTCATGTCTGTGGAGACGACGTAGACCTGGTTAATGGTCGTCCAACAGGATCTGTACGCGTATCCTTCGGCTACATGTCAACCTTCCGGGACTGCCAAAACTTCTTGAACTTCATCGTGGACTGCTTTGTGGAGAAACCAGTCGAAGTGGACCAAGTGAAACTAGAAAGACTGAAATCGAACACCTCTTCTCGAGGTTCCAGTCAGTGTCTGCTTACTGTGCTTACCAATGGGGAACCTAAACACATAGACAATAGAGAGCATGCCTCTACAGATCCAGTTGTGAACGAATGTGGAGGCAAGGCCATCACCAAGGAAGCAAAGAGCCAAGGGAAGGCCCAGTATCTGACTAATATCTACATATATCCAATCAAATCCTGTGCAGCGTTTGAG GTGACTGACTGGCCAGTGTGCCCTCTGGGACTGCTCCATGACCGGGGCTGGATGGTGGTGAATGGTAATGGAGTGTGTCTGAACCAAAAGAGAGAACCACGCTTATGCCTCATTCATCCGCAGATCTACCTGCCCTCGAACACACTGCTCCTGCAGGCCTCAG GAATGGACACAATTTCTGTCCCTTTGGAAAACCACAATGAGCCACACCAGAGTCATGGGGTGTGTCAAAGCAAGTTGTGTGGTGACAG GGTGCAAACAGTAGATTGTGGCGATGAAGCTGCATCATGGCTCTCAGAATTCCTTGGACAGCCTTGTCGTCTGATAAGGCAAAGTCCTGATTTCATTCGCAACATGAAAAAGGGCCATGAAAAAG GGGTCTTGTCCACTGCCCTCTCCTTGGTGAATGAAGCCCAGTACTTAATGATCAACCATGCCAGTGTTGATTTGCTTCAGAGACACATCACCAGCAG ACAGGAGTCCTCTGACCATCAGCCTCTTGACATCCATGAGCTTGTTAGTCGGTTTCGTGCCAATTTAGTCATCTCTGGATTGGAGCCATTTGAGGAAGATGATTGGTCACACTTGATTATTGGAAACACCCATTTCCAG GTGGCAGGTCGGTGTGGCAGATGCCAGATTATTGGGGTTGATCAGAACACAggagccaagaccaaagagcctcttctgtctctctctgcctatcgCAAGGGGAAG GTGACCTTTGGTGTGTACCTTGTCCACCAATCACTGGATGGCTCTAATGCAACCCTATCTGTTGGCGCTCCTGTAATGTCTCAATGGTCAGGATAA